ACCCGGCGCCAGCCCAGCCGCTCGTAGAACGCGACCGCGGGCTCGCCGTCGACGACGTCGAGCCACAGCCCCTCGCCCGCGCCGGCCGCGGCTGCGGCGACGAGCGCGGCCGCCACCCCGCGACCGCGGGCGGCCGGGGTCGTGAACAGCCGCTTGACCGCGACGAGCAGGTCGGCCGGCACGCCGGTGTCGGCGACGACGGCCGCGTCGGCGGCGGCCGCGACGCAGACGTGCCCGACGATCGCGCCGTCGACCTCGGCGACCCATGCCGCCGTCAGCCCGTCGGGGTCGAGCCACGCCGCGGGATCGGCGGGCCAGGCCGTCGGGTAGCGGTCGGCGTCGTGCACGGCCCGCAGCGCGGCGACGCAGCCCGCCACGTCCTCCGGTCGTCGCGCACGGACCCCGGGAGCCGTCCTGCTCACGGCGTCACCCCGGCACCGGCGTCCGGCCGGGGCTCCTCCGGCTCGTCGGCCCCGGGCACGTCGTCGCGGATGAGGACGTCGATCCAGCGGGTGTGCGGGTGGATGTCGACGAGCAGGGCCTTGGCCAGCAGCGTGAGCGGGATCGCCAGCAGCGCACCCAGCGGCCCGACGACGAACCCCCAGAACACCAGCGCGAGGAAGGTGACCGTCACCGACAACCCCACCGCGTCGCCGACGAACCGCGGCTGGATCACCGTCTGCAGCGCCACGTTGATCACCATGAACGAGACGACCACCGCGAGCATGAGCCCCGGCCCGCCCTCCAGCAGCGCGAGCAGCGCGGGCGGGGCGAGCGCGATGACGAACCCGATGTTGGGCACGAAGTTCGCGACGAACGCGAGCAGCCCGAACACCAGCGCGAGCGGCACGTCGAGCACCAGCAGCACCGCCACGTCGAGCGCGGCGATGACCAGCCCGAACACGGTGGCGACGGCGAGGAAGCGGCGGGTGCCGTGCGCGAAGGAGGTGAGCGCGTCGACGACGTGCGGGCGCGAGCGGGCGAGCGCCGTCATCCGCTCCGGGAAGGTCGCGGAGTCGAACGCCATGAACAGCAGGACCGACAGGATGAGCAGCAGGTTCGACAGCAGCCCGGCGAACTGCGCGAGGAAGCCCTGCAGCACGCCGACGAGGCTGCCGATGTCGAACTGGTCGAGCGCGGCCTGGATCTGGGCGGGCCCCACGCCGATCGTCGCGAGCAGGTCGGAGGCGGCGCGGAGGAGGTCGTTGAGCTGGCCGCTGTAGGTCGGGAGCACGGCCGCGAGCTGGGCGACCGCGTAGACGAGCGAGCCGACGAGCGCGACCAGGATCGCGTACACCGACCCGAGGGTGACGAGCGTGGCGAGCCAGCGCGGCACGCCCCGGCGCCGCAGCGCGCCGGCGATCGGGGCGACCGTCACCATCAGCACCAGCGCGAGGAACAGCGGGCCGAGGAGCCCGCCGAACGCCTGCAGCCCGGCGATCGTCACGACGGCGGCGGCGAAGCCGAACAGCGGGTTCGTCCAGCTCCCGCCCGTGCGGGGTGCGGCGTCGGTCACGCGCAGATGGTGGCAGACCGGGGTCCGGGTGCCCTCACGAGCCGATCCAGCGGCCGGCCGCACCCACCGCGGCGAGCCGGCCCCGGGCGTCGTGCAGCTCCGCACGGCCTGCCGTGAACCGCGAGCCCGCGTGCACCGGTGTCGCCCGGGCGGTGAACACCGTGCCGTCCGTGGGGACCGGGCGGACGAAGGTGACGTCGAGCTCCACCCCGCCCGCCGCGGCGTCAAGGGCGTGCGCGAGGACCGTGGCCAGCACCCCGCCCTGCACGGTGGAGCCGAAGTTGGCCAACCCCGGGTCGGCCGTCGCGGACGCGGCACCGGGCGTCACCCGCAGGGCCAGCGCGGCGGGCGAGGACTCCGCGACCGGCGGCGGGCCCGCCGCGGGCAGCACCGCGCACCGGCTGCTCAGCGTCGCGACGGGCGACCCGTCGGCGGCGCACACCTCGGCGGTGCTCACGCCGGTGGCGCCGAGGTGCCCGAGCCGGGCCGTCGCCGTCAGCGCTCCCGTGCCGGGCGCGTGGACCGACGCGTGCAGGCTCAGGGTGCTCACCCGCTGCCCCGGCGCCAACCCGGTGCCGACGACGGCGCCGAGCAGGAAGTCGGCGAGCACGAGCGCGGCCCCGAGCGGCGGCAGCACCTCCGCGGACGGCAGCCCGGCGACGACCAGCCCGGGCTCCACCTCGACGAGCCGCGCCCCGACCGTCCGCGACGCCGGGGCGAGCCGGGTGGGGTCGGTGACCGCGGCGCGGAGGCGGTCCAGCGTCGAGACGGGCACGGCGGGACCGTAACCCGCCGGAGGGCGCGGATAACGATCAGGCACTGATCGCCGCGCGGAATCACGAGCCGGCGACCGTCGCTCCTACTATTTCGCCGCCCCGACGGATCCCCCCAGGAGCTGGATCATGAACCCGATCGCTCGACGTGCCGCCGTCGCACTGGCCGCAGGCGCTCTCTTCTCCGTCTCCGCGTGCAGCGGCACCAGCGTGCTGAACCTCGAGGTCGGCCAGTGCATCGCCGACGCCGCGACCGGCGACCAGGTGAGCTCCCTGCCCACCGTCGACTGCTCGGAGCCGCACGCCGGCGAGATCTACGCGCTCCCCCAGCTCCCCGACGGCGACTTCCCCGGCGACGAGGCCGTCAACGAGCAGGCCCAGCAGCTGTGCTCGGGTCAGGCCTTCCAGGACTACGTCGGCAAGCCCTACCAGGACTCGGAGATCTACTACTCGACGCTCTCCCCGAGTCTCGAGACGTGGAACGAGGACGACGACCGCGAGATCGTCTGCATCCTGACCACCCAGGACGGCAGCCCGCTCGAGGCGGGGTCCCTGCGCGGCGCCAACCGCTGACCGGGGCGGGCCGGGTGGCCGTGCGGCAGGATCCGGGTCGTGACGACCCATCCCGCCGCCCCCGTACCCGAGACCCTGTTCGACGACGAGCGCGAGCAGCGCTGGCGGGCCCGGTTCACCGCGCCGCGGATGTCTCGCCCGGCGTGGGCCCTGGACGCACCCGACCGCTGCCTCTACACCTCCAACGCCAGCGGGACGACCGAGATCTACGTCTGGGACCGCGCCACCGACACCCACCGCCGCGTCACCGACCGCCCGAGCGGCACCCACTCCGCGACGCTGCCGCCGGACGGGTCGGCCGTCTGGTGGTTCGCCGACACCGACGGCGACGAGTTCGGGCACTGGGTCGTCGAGCCGTTCGCGCCGGACGGGACCGCGGCGGCGCCCGCCCTGCCCGGCGTCGAGGACGGCTACCCCGCCGGGCTGGAGATCGGCCGCCGCGTCACCGTCGTGGGCACCTCCACCGACGACGGCACCCGCATCTGGCTGCGCCACGACCCCGACGCACCCGCGACGGTCGTGTACGAGCACGCCGAGGACGCCGGCGTCGGCGCGCTGTCGGAGGACGAGACCCTGCTCGCGATCGGCCACTCCGAGCACGGCGACTCGCGGCACCCGTCGCTGCGGGTGGTCCGCGTCGCCGACGGCGGCACGGTCGCCGAGCTGCACGACGGGCCCGGCAAGGGGCTGGGCGCGATCGCGTTCGCCCCGGTCGCGGGCGACCCCCGGCTGCTGGTGCAGCACGAGCGCCGCGGTCGTGAGGAGCTGCTGGTCTGGGACGTCGTCGCCGGCACCGAGACCGAGCTCGACCTCGGCCTGCCCGGCGAGGTCTCCGCCGACTTCACCCCCGACGGGCGCGCGCTGCTCGTCGGGCACACCCACGCCGCCCGCACCCGCCTGCACCGCTACGACCTCGACACCGGCGTGCTCACCGAGCTGCCCGTCGCCGCCGGGTGCGTCGGCTCGGCGGACGTCCGGCCGGACGGCACCGTCGAGTACAGCTGCAGCTCCGCCGCCGAGCCGTCGACGATCCGGGCGCTGCACCCCGACGGCACCGACCGCGTCCTCGTGACCCCGCCCGGGGAGCGCGCGCCGGGCTCGGTGCCGGTCACCGACCTGTGGGTCGACGGGCCCGGCGGGCGCATCCACGCGCTCGTCGCCACCCCGCCCGACGGCGACGGGCGGGCGGTGTTCAGCCTGCACGGCGGCCCGCACGCGGCCGACGAGGACCGGTTCGGGGCGATGCGCGCGGCGTGGGTCGAGGCCGGGTTCGTCGTCGTCGAGGTCAACTACCGCGGCTCCACCGGCTACGGCTCGGCGTGGCGCGACGCGATCGAGGGCCGCCCGGGCACCACGGAGCTGGAGGACGTCGCCGCGGTGTTCGACGCCTGCGTCGCGCAGGGCCTCATCGACCCGGCGCGGTCGGTCGTCGAGGGCTGGTCGTGGGGCGGCTACCTGGCGCTGCTCGCCGTCGGCACGCAGCCGCAGCGGTGGGCCGCGGGGCTCGCGGGCGTGCCGGTGGCCGACTACGTCGCCGCCTACGCCGACGAGATGGAGCAGCTCCGCGCGTTCGACCGCGCCCTGTTCGGCGGGTCGCCGGAGGAGGTGCCGGAGCTGTACCGGACGGCGTCACCGCTGACCTACGTCGACGCCGTCCGGGTGCCGGTGCTCGTGCTGGCCGGGGAGAACGACCCGCGCTGCCCGATCCGGCAGATCGACAACTACCTCGACGCCCTCGCCGCCCGCGGCGACGTGACCTACGAGGTGGCGCGGTTCGACGCCGGCCACGGCAGCCTGGTGGTGGACCAGACGCTCCAGCACATCGCGACGGAGATCGACTTCGCCCGGCGCGCCCTCACCTGAGTTGCAGCATGGCCACCTTCACGCCGTCTCGTTGCGTGACGGTGGCCATACTGCAATCGGGGCCGAGCGGCAATCGGGGCCGAGCGGCAATCGGGGCCGAGCGTCAATCGGGGCCGAGCGTCAGACGGTGGCCTTCAGCTCCACGTCGACGTTGCCGCGGGTGGCCTTCGAGTACGGGCACACCTGGTGGGCGCCCTCGACGAGCTCGTCGGCCTGCGCCTGCTCGAGCCCGGGGAGGTGGGCCGTGATGACCGCGCTGATGCCGAAGCTGGTGTCGTCGGGGGCCAGGCTCACCGACGCGTCGACGGTGGCGCCGTCGGGC
This sequence is a window from Pseudonocardia petroleophila. Protein-coding genes within it:
- a CDS encoding GNAT family N-acetyltransferase, whose product is MSRTAPGVRARRPEDVAGCVAALRAVHDADRYPTAWPADPAAWLDPDGLTAAWVAEVDGAIVGHVCVAAAADAAVVADTGVPADLLVAVKRLFTTPAARGRGVAAALVAAAAAGAGEGLWLDVVDGEPAVAFYERLGWRRVDTRPADWMAQDGRRRTVHVYVAP
- a CDS encoding AI-2E family transporter, with protein sequence MTDAAPRTGGSWTNPLFGFAAAVVTIAGLQAFGGLLGPLFLALVLMVTVAPIAGALRRRGVPRWLATLVTLGSVYAILVALVGSLVYAVAQLAAVLPTYSGQLNDLLRAASDLLATIGVGPAQIQAALDQFDIGSLVGVLQGFLAQFAGLLSNLLLILSVLLFMAFDSATFPERMTALARSRPHVVDALTSFAHGTRRFLAVATVFGLVIAALDVAVLLVLDVPLALVFGLLAFVANFVPNIGFVIALAPPALLALLEGGPGLMLAVVVSFMVINVALQTVIQPRFVGDAVGLSVTVTFLALVFWGFVVGPLGALLAIPLTLLAKALLVDIHPHTRWIDVLIRDDVPGADEPEEPRPDAGAGVTP
- a CDS encoding PaaI family thioesterase, with the translated sequence MPVSTLDRLRAAVTDPTRLAPASRTVGARLVEVEPGLVVAGLPSAEVLPPLGAALVLADFLLGAVVGTGLAPGQRVSTLSLHASVHAPGTGALTATARLGHLGATGVSTAEVCAADGSPVATLSSRCAVLPAAGPPPVAESSPAALALRVTPGAASATADPGLANFGSTVQGGVLATVLAHALDAAAGGVELDVTFVRPVPTDGTVFTARATPVHAGSRFTAGRAELHDARGRLAAVGAAGRWIGS
- a CDS encoding septum formation family protein, translating into MNPIARRAAVALAAGALFSVSACSGTSVLNLEVGQCIADAATGDQVSSLPTVDCSEPHAGEIYALPQLPDGDFPGDEAVNEQAQQLCSGQAFQDYVGKPYQDSEIYYSTLSPSLETWNEDDDREIVCILTTQDGSPLEAGSLRGANR
- a CDS encoding prolyl oligopeptidase family serine peptidase; translated protein: MTTHPAAPVPETLFDDEREQRWRARFTAPRMSRPAWALDAPDRCLYTSNASGTTEIYVWDRATDTHRRVTDRPSGTHSATLPPDGSAVWWFADTDGDEFGHWVVEPFAPDGTAAAPALPGVEDGYPAGLEIGRRVTVVGTSTDDGTRIWLRHDPDAPATVVYEHAEDAGVGALSEDETLLAIGHSEHGDSRHPSLRVVRVADGGTVAELHDGPGKGLGAIAFAPVAGDPRLLVQHERRGREELLVWDVVAGTETELDLGLPGEVSADFTPDGRALLVGHTHAARTRLHRYDLDTGVLTELPVAAGCVGSADVRPDGTVEYSCSSAAEPSTIRALHPDGTDRVLVTPPGERAPGSVPVTDLWVDGPGGRIHALVATPPDGDGRAVFSLHGGPHAADEDRFGAMRAAWVEAGFVVVEVNYRGSTGYGSAWRDAIEGRPGTTELEDVAAVFDACVAQGLIDPARSVVEGWSWGGYLALLAVGTQPQRWAAGLAGVPVADYVAAYADEMEQLRAFDRALFGGSPEEVPELYRTASPLTYVDAVRVPVLVLAGENDPRCPIRQIDNYLDALAARGDVTYEVARFDAGHGSLVVDQTLQHIATEIDFARRALT